AAGCCTGGTTTTGGCGCTGGCGTTTGTGGCGGCACTCGGCCCCGGCCTCGAGCACGTGGTTATTGCGATTACGCTCACCGCCTGGCCGCCGATTGCGCGTCTGGCGCGAGCGGAAACGCTCTCTCTGCGGCAGGCCGATTTTATCTCTGCCGTCCGTTTGCAGGGCGCCTCACCGGTGCGCGTGCTGTGGCGTCACATTGTGCCGCTGTGCATGCCGTCGGTGATTATCCGTATCACCATGAATATGGCGGGCATCATCCTCACCGCCGCCGGTCTTGGCTTCTTAGGGCTTGGCGCACAGCCGCCGGAGCCGGAATGGGGGGCGATGATCTCCAGCGGGCGCACTTACATGATGGAGTGCTGGTGGGTAGTAACGATTCCGGGGCTGGCGATTTTAATCAACAGTCTGGCATTCAATTTCCTGGGAGATGGCTTACGTGACATCCTCGATCCTCGCAGCGAATAATTCGCCGCAACTGCTTGATGTACGCGACCTGAACGTCACTTTCGTTAACGGTCGCCTGCAAACCCACGCGGTGCGTGGCGTTTCATTCCAGCTCGGACGCGAGAAGCTGGCGATTGTTGGCGAGTCCGGTTCCGGGAAATCCACCGTAGGGCGCGCGCTGTTACAGCTTCACCCTAAAAAGGCGCAAATCACCGCCGAGCGCATGCAGTTTGCCGAGGTGGATTTGCTGAACGCAACGGATGCGCAAATGCGCGACGTGCGCGGCAAGCGCATCTCAATGATTATGCAGGATCCGAAATACTCGCTAAATCCGGTGATGTGCGTCGGCGATCAAATTGCTGAAGCCTGGCTGACGCACCATCCCGTGGGTCATAAAGAGGCAAAGCAGAAGGTGCTGGAGATGCTGGAAGTGGTGCGTATTCGCCAGCCGGAACGCGTCTACAACCTGTATCCGCATGAGGTTTCCGGCGGCCAGGGCCAGCGCATCATGATTGCCATGATGTTGATCACCGACCCAGAAATGGTGATTGCCGATGAGCCGACCTCTGCGCTGGATGTTTCAGTGCGTTTGCAGGTGCTGGCGCTGCTCGACGATCTCGTGCAGTCGCGCGGTTTGGGGCTGATCTTTATCAGTCACGACATCAATCTGGTGCGCAGCTTCTGCGACCGCGTGCTGGTGATGTACGCCGGGCGGGTGGTGGAATCTATCGCCGCGAAAGATCTCGACAACGCGCAGCATCCTTACACCCAGGGGCTTATCAGCGCGTTGCCGGATATGGACAAACGCCGCGAGCATCTGCCGGTTCTGCAACGCCAGGCCAGTTGGCTAACTGAATAAGGAGCAACGCATGTCATCTATGATTGAAGTCAGCCAGCTTAATTTAACCTTCGGCGAAGGGGCGAAAACCAACCAGGTGCTGTTCGATGTGAATTTTAACGTTGAGGGCGGCGAGATTTTCGGCCTGGTGGGCGAGTCTGGCTCCGGGAAAACCACGGTGCTGAAATGCCTGGCGGGGCTGTTTACCCACTGGCAGGGAAAGCTGGCGATTGACGGCACGGAACTTGAACACAGCATTAGCCGCGAGCGCTGCCGTATGGTGCAGATGGTGTTTCAGGACCCGTACGGTTCTTTGCATCCGCGTCACACTATCGGCGACATTCTGGAAGAGCCGCTGCAAATTCAGAATTTCACCGACCGCGACCGGCGCATTAACATGATGCTGGATAAAGTCGGCTTAAATCGCGCGTTTCGCACCCGTTTCCCGCATCAGCTTTCTGGCGGGCAGCGCCAGCGTGTCGCGATTGCGCGGGCGCTGGTGCTGGAGCCGGAAGTACTGTTGCTTGATGAGCCGACGTCGGCGCTGGATGTTTCGGTGCAGGCAGAAATTCTCAATTTGCTGGCCGATTTGCAGCAGGAATCGAAACTGACCTACTTAATGGTGACGCATGATTTAGGCGTGATCGCCCACTTATGCCATCGCGTCGGGGTGATGCAGCACGGTCGTATTCTGGAATCGCTCAGCACCGATGATCTGATCAGCGGTGCTGCACAGGAGCCTTATACGCAGATGTTGGTTAACGCCAGCCGCCAATATAGCCGTGAAATGGCCCAGCAGGTGGCGAAGTTCTGACGTTTTTTTGTGCCCCCGAACTGCCTGCTGCGCTTAACCGAGCAGCGGGCAATTTGGCGGCAGGCGGCAGTTCAGCGCACTGGGATGGACATCAATGCGGAATTTCTGGCCGGTCAACGGTTCGCCATCCAGGTTGAAGGTGATGTCGTGCGGGGCGGTTATCTCAAACCATGATGAACGTCCATCAATAATATTTGGGCTGTCGTCCGGGCGCGTGAGGGTGTTAAAGATGGCGGGCAGCAGCTCTTCGCCGGTAAAAATTCGCAGCTCCAGCAGCCCGTCGTTAATCAGCGCCTGGGGGCAAAGTTCTTGCCCACCGCCAGCCTGACGGCCATTACCGATGCCAATCACCAGCGCATCACCTTGCCATTCGAAACCCTCGCCGCGAATTTCACAGC
This genomic window from Buttiauxella gaviniae contains:
- a CDS encoding ABC transporter ATP-binding protein, which codes for MTSSILAANNSPQLLDVRDLNVTFVNGRLQTHAVRGVSFQLGREKLAIVGESGSGKSTVGRALLQLHPKKAQITAERMQFAEVDLLNATDAQMRDVRGKRISMIMQDPKYSLNPVMCVGDQIAEAWLTHHPVGHKEAKQKVLEMLEVVRIRQPERVYNLYPHEVSGGQGQRIMIAMMLITDPEMVIADEPTSALDVSVRLQVLALLDDLVQSRGLGLIFISHDINLVRSFCDRVLVMYAGRVVESIAAKDLDNAQHPYTQGLISALPDMDKRREHLPVLQRQASWLTE
- a CDS encoding ABC transporter permease — protein: MTVSFGTPQLTAADERSLRFKRAGLQAVGFIGKMARNPLTAIGGGIVFLLLMVAIFAPWIAPYNPLVQDLNNALTAPNAAHWFGTDEFGRDIFSRLVYGSRITLYIVLLVSVTVGPLGLLLGVTAGYFGGKVDMVLMRITDIFISFPSLVLALAFVAALGPGLEHVVIAITLTAWPPIARLARAETLSLRQADFISAVRLQGASPVRVLWRHIVPLCMPSVIIRITMNMAGIILTAAGLGFLGLGAQPPEPEWGAMISSGRTYMMECWWVVTIPGLAILINSLAFNFLGDGLRDILDPRSE
- a CDS encoding ABC transporter ATP-binding protein, with protein sequence MIEVSQLNLTFGEGAKTNQVLFDVNFNVEGGEIFGLVGESGSGKTTVLKCLAGLFTHWQGKLAIDGTELEHSISRERCRMVQMVFQDPYGSLHPRHTIGDILEEPLQIQNFTDRDRRINMMLDKVGLNRAFRTRFPHQLSGGQRQRVAIARALVLEPEVLLLDEPTSALDVSVQAEILNLLADLQQESKLTYLMVTHDLGVIAHLCHRVGVMQHGRILESLSTDDLISGAAQEPYTQMLVNASRQYSREMAQQVAKF